Within Aspergillus oryzae RIB40 DNA, chromosome 2, the genomic segment AAGTCGGGGAACTCGAAGCCAGTGCCGCGAGCTATTTCGACGGTCGCCTTGTGCTCGTTGGCGACGCGTTTGCGACTTTCAGGTCGCACCTGGGGCTGGCCTCAGAACAGGCCGCGCGTCATTGTCTCCAGATGGACAGGGTCTGGAGCGGGGAAATAAGCCAGGCAGCAAGGGATCGTGAGGCTAGACTCTATGCGGCGAAGCTCTTGCTGTTGAATAGGCTTATGGGGTTTCTAGGgctggggtggtggtggtcggCGTTGAAAACGGGGCTGGCTTATGCTTGTTTGCTGATCACTTGCAGGGTTGTAGATGTGTGACCTGGCTAAAGTAGTATTACTTACGTGAGCGTATCCTATTTCATAGCCATAAATATACTCCTGCAGCACCCCATCACCATTAGCCATAAATCACTCATCAGAATGTCTCAACCCCCTCCCCAACTCTCCCCAAGCCACCTATGCAGCGTAAGCGTAACCCTCGgcccctccctccccccaatTCCACTATTAGGCGGGGGCACCCGGATCCTCCAACCCATCACCGGCGGCTCCATCCAAGGCGCCGGATTCAACGGCACGATTGATGGCGGGCTATCGGCCCCCATCCACCTGGATGCTCGGAGCGAAAGCGGCGAAACGCAGATCACAAAGCTACCCTGGATCTACGTCTACGGGCACGCGGACGACGGATCACCGTTCTTTATCGAGGAGGCAGGGATTGGGTCGGTGGGGAAGCAGAACACAAGAGTTGTCATTCAGGTTGGCGGCGTGTATGCCAGATTGCAGGAGGCCTTTCTGGTGGGGCAGCCGGGGAGAGAGCCTGGGGGTAAGGGAGCAAGGGTGGAGTGTTGGGTTGTGCCTTTGGAGGGGGGGTATTGTTCTTGATTTGAGGTCAATAGCAATCTTTACTGCTTTACTCGCCAGCGTTGGGGTACGGGGCAATGACGGCGACCATCgccgatcttctccagctATGCATAATTGATACTTTGGCTTGGCAAGCGCCTATCACCCCTAGACAGAGTCATAAATTATTTACAAGGGTTGGCACGTTCCCTGAATAGGTTTCAAACGGCGGCCACTCATTCATCTGTAAGTGTGGTACGATGAGGGCTCCATGCCATCAGCTGACCAAGTCAGAGGTGTCGAGGCCCCGCCGGTAAGCCAAATAGCAAACAACTACCGCCCCCACAGGCATTGCTGCAGGCGTCCAGGTGAAGCTCGCTTGATTTTGGGCCTCGGTAAAGCCAGAACGACTTACGCAtgtggaaagaagacagaaaaaagcACAGTAGATTTCTACCCACTCTGCCAAGAGCAGAGAAACGTACCATAACAGACGGAATAGTAAACCTATCCCACAGTGTCCACTCAAAGCTGCCCCTTCGTGCTAGGCAgaacctccaccaccgccataACCCCCAGGTGATCCGTAACCCAGGGCTTCTCGAATCCCAGCTCCACGATCTGCCTCCTTTCTTCGTCCCCCTCAGCCAGGATCCCTTCTCCGAATTTCTCAAACTTCAGTAACTTGACAGACCCTCGAAAATAGACCTTGTCCATTCTGGAACACCCAAACTGCGCGCGCTGCTTCGTTGTTGCTTGTTGGCCCCATGTATATCCTTCCTCGGTGTCCTCCGCTCCGCCTAGTTCCAGGAATGCGTCCTTGAGATTATTGTCCACATGCAACGTGCGGTCAAACGGCTGGATTGCGTTGAAGTCACCGGCGACGAGAGCTGCGTGTACCCCATCGTGATGCATATACTGAGCGACTAGCTGCATCTGTGGTGGGCGGTATGGAGGGTCAAGCGCCATGGACTCTAGGTGCGTGTTGCAGAGGCGGATTCGCTTCTCCTCAAGCTCAGTAGAAACGTCCACAAAAAGGGCATCGCGATCCATGCGCGTGTGGGAGTAGTGAACCCGAAAAACCGACGTAATAGGCAGATGCTTGCCGACAAGGACGGTCGTGCCATACTGCGTGGTGGCCCAATTGGTGGTGTCAATATCTGTAAGATGGAAATTGGCTTGCACCCACGGAGTCGCAGCAATTGTTTCCAAGTCAGAAGGGGTGCATTCTTGGAGAAAGATAACAGGGGCGACATGTAGAGGGAGAAGGCGCGTGAGTTGGTACAGATGTGCAAGCGCTGGTCGCATGCGGGCTGCAGCGAAGGGAACCATGAAGTCGATATTCCATGTATAGAGTGCAATAGCTGTGGTGGCTAGACTATCATTATCATTCTTACTCGAGCTTCCGAGGGCGGATGGCGACTTGGAGACCCAGGTAGATGTTGCGGGGTCAAAACCATAGTAAGTCTGGGTATAAGGCTCGTCCAAGGTCCATGGCACCGACGTCTTCCGAAAGGTCGCGGTGTCCTTGATGGCCTGGGCCACAAGCGCTTCCATAGTGATAGATGGAGTTCTAGAAAGTGGAGAGTATATGTAGGGTTAAGAGGAATCAAAAAAAGGAtaaagaaggaaggagaatgaAAAGCGAAATGAATTTGAAGTAGGAACAGATAGCCACTAGTAGTATGGAAAGTAAGAGTCCaaacacaaaggaaagagtgttttctttgtttgtcGGGCTGTCAGCTGACGTTCCAACTGCCCCCCGCTCTCGATAAATCATCCAGAATGCTCACTGCATGCTACTGTTTCTAGCTTGACCAACCCCTTTCGTCCACCGCTGCCACCAATCGTGACGATCTCTGGAATCCCAGCGTGTTTGTTACTACTAcccctctccttcctgcTAGGCCAGTAACGCCCAAACCCTGCGCGATTCAATAGCACAGTCACAAGCGGACGCAGCGGAGGCAGGCATGCTGCGATAATCCCCACACATGGTTCAACCATTGTCCAGAGCATATTGTCTGGGAGTATGTCTAGAACCAAACAACACAATCAGCTTGCGGGGCTAGTCGGGGGTAGGGACAGTGGGTCGCTCACACGACGGATCCGCGTTATCCTTAGATAGCTCCCTGATTTGCGCGAATCGCACAATGCTCGCGGCACACCCTAGCCCCCCCGTCAAGAACACAGTCCCAAGAGCAATTTTCTGCGTGGTCTTCATATGCAATTTTCGCACCTCCATAATGGGTAGTGCGAGCATCACAAAATCAGTAGTGAAGTTGGGCACTGCCTTTCCGATGAAACCCTTGACATTGTCGATGCACCAACCCTCGACGAATGGGTCCCAGTTTCGGCGGATGGGATGGCATCCAAAGACCGATACAAAGATACATGCGAGCCACCACGCTGTTACTACAAGTCCTATTGCCAGGGTACTCCATCTCATGAAGCGGGTGGGGAACATGCGATAGTACATGGCCAGGATGCTCCACTTGGTCGTAGCTAATACCGTTGCATAGAGGTGATAGGATATGAAGAAGTACATCTGCATGATAGTAATCTCATCCCTATTGAGGACTGCCACATGCCTGCCGACACGGACGTTCCTATACCCGAGAGCGAAGACAGTATAAAGTCCCCATGCAAATAGCTTACAGGTGAGAGCAATCAGCATAATCTAGCACCAGGTTATAAAGATGGTCCCTTACAATCGACACTAGGGTCAACCAGCCATCAAGCTGGAAGCCAACTTTGCGCCAAAGGTGAACACCAATTCGTAACACCACAAACAAGGTTGCTAAGGCTGGGAGTGCAGTAATCTGTGCAAATGATGCTCCGCTAGAGTCCTCAGCGAGATACTCGGGAGAAAAGCCAGATGAAGACATGGCGAAAGTCGAGTTGCGCAAGGAAACTTCAGCCGACGCGGTTGAATAGAAATAGCGAATAAGAACACCAAGCTCAATGGTTTAGTAGAAGAAGCTTGTGTCGTGTTTCCGGACTCGAGCTGAATGTTTCGCCTTTAATAGCAGATCGCCATGGCACACGCCCCGTcccatctccaacgccaGCGTGAGAATGCTGTGCCCTCCATAATCGAATCTCGAGTACCATTGGCCTATGCATAGTTCGCTTGGTGTGCGGAATGCTGGGTACACATGCAGTAACATCTGACATGCAGCCAATATGTATCACACTGAGTGAATACTATTCTGGACTTCCAAGGGATGTAACCTTGTGTTTTATTTCACTAGTGGCCCCCAATATTTCAGCCTCAAGGGCAGCGGTATGAGCGGGACTGTACTACACAGGTCCAGGGCATAGCCCCTGTACAAGCGGATTTGCTGATGCACATCAGCGAAATAGGAATGTACTCTGGCTATCAGGGATCGACATACAATCATCATTGGATGATTGACCGCAGGGCTACCCCGGCTGCTGCATTGGAACAAGTTTGATTGGCAATCCACAATACGGCTGGTCAGAGGGCTACTCAACGACAATGATAGGCGTAGAATCCTGTGTACATGCCTAGTGACTGATTGTGTCTGTGGGAGAGCTCTACAGGACGAATAGCGTTGCCACGCGCTTTCCtcgaagaagttgaggagtGTCTTTAATTCTACGGGTGTTTCTAAAATACACGCAGCTCTGCATGTATTGCAATATTCTTCTTGACTGTACAGGAAGGGCTTGTCTGCTTTGTTTGCCAACATTCACGTGTGCCTGGCTCGATATCTCACGCACTTTGGAGGCCATTTACTCGAAGTTCATAGACACCATGCCTGAGTCTATCGCGATAATAGGATACGGATTCCGCTTTCCGGGAGGATGTGACACGCCATCGAAACTCTGGTCCTTGATCAAAAGCCCCCGCGACATAGCAAGcaaccctcctccctcccGTTTTGACATAGACCCCTTCTACCACCCCGTCAGCAACCACCACGGTACAACAAATGCCACTAAGTCCTACTGGCTCGATGACTCCCCTCGCATAAACATCGCCGAGTTTGACgccgccttcttcaacatccaatCCAGGGAAGCCGATGCCATGGATCCCCAGCAACGCGTCCTACTGGAGGTGATCTACGACGCACTCTGTGCCGCAGGACAGCCCATGG encodes:
- a CDS encoding uncharacterized protein (predicted protein), encoding MSSSGFSPEYLAEDSSGASFAQITALPALATLFVVLRIGVHLWRKVGFQLDGWLTLVSIVRDHLYNLVLDYADCSHLNVRVGRHVAVLNRDEITIMQMYFFISYHLYATVLATTKWSILAMYYRMFPTRFMRWSTLAIGLVVTAWWLACIFVSVFGCHPIRRNWDPFVEGWCIDNVKGFIGKAVPNFTTDFVMLALPIMEVRKLHMKTTQKIALGTVFLTGGLGCAASIVRFAQIRELSKDNADPSCERPTVPTPD
- a CDS encoding endonuclease/exonuclease/phosphatase family protein (predicted protein) codes for the protein MEALVAQAIKDTATFRKTSVPWTLDEPYTQTYYGFDPATSTWVSKSPSALGSSSKNDNDSLATTAIALYTWNIDFMVPFAAARMRPALAHLYQLTRLLPLHVAPVIFLQECTPSDLETIAATPWVQANFHLTDIDTTNWATTQYGTTVLVGKHLPITSVFRVHYSHTRMDRDALFVDVSTELEEKRIRLCNTHLESMALDPPYRPPQMQLVAQYMHHDGVHAALVAGDFNAIQPFDRTLHVDNNLKDAFLELGGAEDTEEGYTWGQQATTKQRAQFGCSRMDKVYFRGSVKLLKFEKFGEGILAEGDEERRQIVELGFEKPWVTDHLGVMAVVEVLPSTKGQL